Proteins encoded within one genomic window of Cucumis sativus cultivar 9930 chromosome 3, Cucumber_9930_V3, whole genome shotgun sequence:
- the LOC101206887 gene encoding plastidial pyruvate kinase 2 — protein sequence MSQVVATRSIHSTFLCPSSGSVQERLDRARSFGVGSKVLAHEKKTWNFSYRRSLITSKKAAQAEVVPVSPQDSKRADEQLEHIQAVQQLGDTPVGIWSKPTVRRKTKIVCTIGPSTNTKEMIWKLAEAGMNVARLNMSHGDHASHQKVIDLVREYNAQSQDNCIAIMLDTKGPEVRSGDLPQPILLESGQEFTFTIRRGVSTADTVSVNYDDFVNDVEVGDMLLVDGGMMSLMVKSKTEDSVLCEVIDGGELKSRRHLNVRGKSATLPSITEKDWDDIKFGVDNKVDFYAVSFVKDAQVVHELKKYLKSCDADIHVIVKIESADSIPNLHSIITASDGAMVARGDLGAELPIEEVPLLQEEIINLCRGMGKAVIVATNMLESMIVHPTPTRAEVSDIAIAVREGADAIMLSGETAHGKFPLKAVKVMHTVALRTEATIEGGRMPFNLGQTFKNHMSEMFAYHATMMSNTLGTSIVVFTRTGFMAILLSHYRPSGTTFAFTNDKRIQQRLALYQGVCPIYMQFSEDAEQTFTDALTMLQSQGMVKEGEEVALLQSGRQPIWRFPSTHNIQVRKV from the exons ATGTCACAAGTGGTGGCTACCAGGTCGATTCACAGCACATTCCTGTGCCCTAGCTCGGGATCTGTGCAAGAACGACTCGACAGAGCTCGCTCTTTTGGTGTTGGCTCTAAAGTGTTGGCGCATGAGAAGAAGACTTGGAATTTTTCTTACAGGAGAAGTTTAATTACATCTAAGAAAGCTGCTCAAGCTGAAGTTGTTCCGGTTTCACCTCAAGATTCTAAGAGG GCAGATGAGCAACTTGAACATATACAAGCTGTTCAACAGCTTGGGGATACACCTGTTGGTATTTGGTCGAAGCCTACAGTTAGACGTAAGACAAAGATTGTGTGCACGATTGGACCTTCGACTAATACGAAGGAAATGATTTGGAAACTGGCTGAGGCTGGAATGAATGTTGCAAGATTGAATATGTCCCATGGAGACCATGCATCTCATCAGAAAGTTATAGATTTAGTTAGAGAATACAATGCCCAATCGCAAGACAATTGCATTGCAATCATGCTTGACACCAAG GGTCCTGAGGTTAGGAGTGGTGACCTACCACAACCAATATTGTTAGAAAGTGGACAGGAATTTACCTTCACCATACGGAGAGGTGTTAGCACTGCAGATACTGTCAGTGTGAACTACGATGATTTTGTTAATGATGTTGAAGTTGGGGACATGCTTCTTGTTGATG GTGGAATGATGTCGTTGATGGTGAAGTCTAAGACAGAAGATTCTGTCTTGTGTGAAGTTATTGATGGAGGAGAGCTTAAGTCCAGGAGACATTTAAATGTTCGAGGGAAAAGTGCTACACTGCCTTCAATTACTG AGAAGGATTGGgatgatattaaatttggaGTTGACAacaaagttgatttttatgCTGTCTCTTTTGTCAAAGATGCACAAGTAGTTCATGAGTTGAAGAAATATCTCAAGA GCTGTGATGCTGATATTCATGTGattgtaaaaatagaaagtGCAGACTCCATACCAAATTTGCATTCAATTATTACAGCTTCTGATGGg gcAATGGTTGCCAGAGGTGATCTTGGTGCAGAACTTCCTATTGAAGAGGTTCCTCTTCTGCAG GAGGAGATAATCAACCTGTGTCGAGGCATGGGGAAAGCTGTCATTGTAGCTACTAACATGCTTGAGAGTATGATTGTTCATCCGACACCAACCAGAGCAGAAGTATCCGATATTGCTATTGCAGTTAGAGAGGGTGCTGATGCAATCATGCTATCTGGAGAAACTGCTCATGGAAA ATTCCCATTAAAAGCTGTGAAAGTAATGCATACAGTTGCTTTACGGACTGAAGCAACTATAGAAGGTGGTCGAATGCCATTTAATCTCGGTCAAACATTCAag AACCATATGAGCGAGATGTTTGCTTATCATGCAACAATGATGTCCAACACTCTTGGAACCTCAATAGTTGTCTTCACTAGAACTGGTTTTATGGCTATCCTCCTTAGCCATTATCGACCATCTGGCACAACATTTGCCTTTACAAATGA TAAAAGGATTCAACAGAGGTTGGCTTTGTATCAAGGAGTGTGCCCCATATACATGCAATTCTCTGAGGATGCTGAGCAGACCTTTACTGATGCCTTGACTATGCTGCAG AGTCAAGGAATGGTgaaggaaggagaagaggtaGCACTCCTTCAGAGTGGGAGACAACCCATATGGCGGTTCCCATCTACTCACAACATTCAAGTCCGTAAAGTGTAG
- the LOC101209888 gene encoding LOW QUALITY PROTEIN: uncharacterized protein LOC101209888 (The sequence of the model RefSeq protein was modified relative to this genomic sequence to represent the inferred CDS: substituted 1 base at 1 genomic stop codon), translating into YVDIVHIDRDNVCNNVFPSPTSNHLEISSIWRPISTKLPQSSNPISQSLRNSFTIVSSKSSEAEEELSSPEDECLNKLPEKKKPLYSHSLPCVEAWLKNLGFYQSKKDXAVWLIEKPEWHAQLSLDVTDLYVRYLKSGPGNLEKDVERRFSYALSREDIENAVLGGP; encoded by the exons tacGTAGATATAGTTCATATTGATAGGGATAATGTCTGTAACAATGTTTTCCCATCTCCCACTTCAAATCATCTCGAAATTTCATCGATTTGGCGTCCAATTTCCACTAAACTCCCACAATCGAGCAACCCCATCTCTCAATCCTTGAGGAATTCCTTCACCATTGTTTCTTCCAAGTCTTCCGAAGCAGAGGAGGAGCTCTCTTCTCCAGAGGACGAGTGTCTTAACAAGCTTCCAGAAAAGAAGAAGCCCTTGTATTCTCACAGTTTGCCTTGCGTTGAGGCTTGGTTGAAGAACTTAGGATTTTACCAAAGTAAAAAGGATTGAGCTGTGTGGCTGATCGAGAAGCCTGAATGGCACGCTCAGCTCTCACTCGATGTCACCGACCTCTATGTAAG ATATCTCAAGAGTGGACCAGGAAATCTTGAGAAAGATGTAGAGAGAAGATTTAGCTATGCTTTAAGCAGAGAAGATATTGAGAATGCTGTGCTTGGAGGACCttga
- the LOC101210136 gene encoding ABC transporter C family member 10 has product MVVWNLDAKGLNCEINHIETRKRREMEAIWDVFCGGYDCFNGSEKPCGFDYNFLSRSSPCLTQALIVSFDVLLFILLVSNIVEKSMKRVHMSYQIRNSSGLLILSAIFNGCVGLVYLGLGIWTLVEKLRKDHTALPLQLWLSTSFHGLTWLLLSSIVSLWSKQLPRALLRLLSIAAFVFAGVVCALSLFDVVSSKIVSAKMILDVLSVMGSVLLLLFSFGFFSCQESEESINGNGLYTLLIGEANESGKLDPVTPLAKAGLLSKISFWWMNPLMKTGKKKTLNIEDIPMMREADRAESCYLQFINQMNEHKRNDQSSQPSVPKVILLCHRRDILLSGFFALLKILFVSAGPLLLNAFILVAQGHQSFKYEGLVLAVSLFFSKSIESISQRQWYFRTKLVGLKVRSLLSATIYKKQLRLSSEAKLMHSSGEIMNYVTVDAYRIGEFSFWFHQTWTTSLQLCIALLILYKAVGIATIASLLVIILCVVGNAPIAKLQHKFQSKLMAAQDERLKTFTEALVNMKILKLYAWETHFKNVIEKLRKEEHRWLAAVQYRKGYNGILFWSSPVIVSVATFGACSFLNIPLHANNVFTFVSALRLVQEPVRSMGDVIAAIIQARVSFTRIVDFLEAPELQSSSVPRKCVNMNDNYSIRICSASFSWEENSARPTLRNINLEVKPGSKVAICGEVGSGKSTLLAAILGEIPNVEGNIQVNGRIAYVSQTAWIQTGSIRDNILFGSEMDNWRYQETLEKCSLMKDLELLPYGDLTEIGERGVNLSGGQKQRIQLARALYQNADIYLLDDPFSAVDAHTATSLFNGYVMEALLGKTVLLVTHQVDFLPAFESVLLMSDGEILEAAAYDQLLAHSKEFQDLVNAHKETVGTGSLADLSAAKSLRTSSKEIKKSFTEKLSVISDANQIIKQEEREVGDSGFKPYIQYLNQNKGFFFFSLDVLFQLAFVACGITQNSWMATNVDNPNVSTSRLIIVYLLIGVTSTLFLASRALLTAFLGLQSSKSLFSQLLISLFRAPMSFYDSTPLGRILSRVSMDLSIVDLDVPFSLIFSVAATSNAYASLGVLAVITWQVLFISIPTIILAVCLQRYYFASAKELMRLNGTTKSMVANHLSESIAGAMIIRAFEEEERFFKKNLEFVDGNASPFFHNFSANEWLIQRLEMLSAVVLASAAFCIVLLPTGSFSPGFIGMALSYGLSLNMSLVFSIQNQCNLANHIISVERLNQYMHLSSEAPKIIEANRPPSNWPSIGKVEIIDLKIRYRPNTPLVLHGISCTFEGGHKIGIVGRTGSGKSTLLSAIFRLVEPAGGKIIVDGIDICSIGLHDLRSRFGIIPQDPTLFKGTIRYNLDPLVQHSDHEIWEVLEKCQLRDVVEEREAGLDSLVVEDGSNWSMGQRQLFCLGRALLRRSRILVLDEATASIDNTTDMILQKTIRSEFADCTVITVAHRIPTVMDCTMVLAISDGRIAEYDKPATLIKREGSLFGQLVKEYWSHSQSAQLF; this is encoded by the exons ATGGTTGTATGGAACCTTGATGCGAAGGGTTTGAACTGTGAAATCAATCACATTGAG ACAAGAAAGAGGAGGGAAATGGAGGCCATATGGGATGTGTTCTGTGGAGGTTACGACTGTTTCAATGGTAGTGAGAAACCTTGTGGTTTTGACTACAACTTTCTTTCTCGTTCCTCTCCATGTTTAACTCAAGCTTTGATCGTCAGTTTTGATGTTTTACTGTTCATCTTGCTTGTATCCAATATTGTGGAGAAGTCAATGAAAAGAGTTCACATGTCGTATCAAATTCGTAACAGTTCAGGTTTGCTGATTTTGTCTGCTATCTTCAATGGTTGTGTTGGATTGGTGTACCTTGGTTTAGGCATTTGGACTTTGGTGGAGAAGTTGAGGAAAGATCACACTGCTTTGCCTTTGCAGTTGTGGTTATCAACTTCCTTCCATGGCTTAACATGGTTATTGTTGAGCTCTATTGTTAGCTTATGGAGTAAACAGCTTCCAAGAGCCTTGTTGCGCCTATTGTCCATTGCAGCATTCGTGTTTGCTGGGGTTGTTTGTGCTCTTTCACTTTTTGATGTTGTTTCGAGTAAAATAGTATCAGCAAAGATGATTTTAGATGTTCTATCTGTTATGGGATCGGTTCTATTAttgcttttctcttttggtttttttagttGCCAAGAGAGTGAAGAGAGTATAAATGGGAATGGACTTTACACCCTATTAATTGGTGAGGCTAATGAAAGTGGTAAGCTTGATCCTGTTACTCCGTTAGCCAAAGCTGGATTGCTGagtaaaatttcattttggtgGATGAATCCTTTAATGAAAACgggaaagaagaagactcTCAACATTGAAGATATACCGATGATGCGGGAGGCAGATCGAGCAGAAAGTTGTTACTTACAGTTCATAAACCAAATGAATGAACATAAAAGGAACGACCAAAGTTCTCAACCATCAGTCCCCAAAGTCATTCTTTTATGCCATCGAAGGGATATATTATTGTCAGGATTTTTTGCTTTgttgaaaatactttttgtCTCTGCTGGTCCTCTGCTTCTCAATGCCTTCATTTTGGTTGCTCAGGGACACCAAAGTTTCAAATATGAAGGTCTTGTGCTTGCCGTTTCACTCTTTTTTTCGAAAAGTATTGAATCCATATCACAAAGGCAATGGTACTTCAGAACCAAGCTTGTTGGTCTTAAAGTTAGATCTTTGCTCTCAGCAACTATTTATAAGAAGCAATTGCGATTGTCCAGTGAAGCTAAGTTGATGCACTCGAGTGGTGAAATCATGAACTACGTTACTGTAGACGCGTATAGGATTGgagaattttcattttggttccACCAAACTTGGACCACGAGCCTTCAACTATGTATTGCTCTTTTGATCCTCTATAAAGCAGTAGGAATAGCAACCATAGCCTCCCTTTTAGTGATAATTCTATGTGTAGTTGGGAATGCTCCAATTGCCAAGCTACAACATAAGTTTCAGAGTAAATTGATGGCGGCACAAGATGAGAGACTGAAAACGTTTACGGAGGCTCTTgtaaacatgaaaattttgaagttataTGCTTGGGAAACCCATTTCAAGAACGTAATTGAGAAGTTAAGAAAGGAGGAGCACAGGTGGTTGGCAGCCGTGCAATATAGAAAAGGATACAATGGCATTCTCTTTTGGTCATCTCCTGTTATTGTCTCTGTTGCAACCTTTGGGGCATGTAGTTTTTTGAACATTCCACTACATGCCAATAATGTGTTCACTTTTGTATCTGCATTGCGTCTTGTTCAAGAACCTGTCAGATCTATGGGCGATGTCATTGCAGCAATCATTCAAGCAAGGGTCTCTTTTACACGTATTGTTGACTTTCTGGAGGCACCTGAGCTGCAAAGTTCTAGCGTTCCTAGAAAGTGTGTGAATATGAATGATAACTACTCCATTCGGATCTGTTCAGCATCTTTCTCGTGGGAAGAGAATTCAGCGAGGCCTACTCTTCgtaatataaatttagagGTCAAGCCAGGTTCAAAGGTTGCAATATGTGGAGAAGTTGGCTCAGGAAAATCTACTCTTCTAGCGGCTATTCTTGGTGAAATTCCAAATGTTGAGGGAAAT ATCCAAGTTAATGGAAGAATTGCTTATGTGTCTCAAACAGCATGGATCCAAACAGGGTCCATACGtgataacattttatttggCTCTGAAATGGACAATTGGAGATATCAAGAAACACTTGAGAAGTGTTCATTGATGAAGGACCTTGAGTTACTTCCTTACGGTGATCTCACTGAGATTGGGGAAAGAGGAGTAAATCTCAGTGGTGGACAAAAGCAAAGGATTCAACTTGCGCGTGCGCTATATCAAAATGCTGATATATATCTTTTAGACGATCCATTTAGTGCTGTTGATGCTCATACTGCCACAAGTTTGTTCAAT GGATATGTTATGGAAGCGCTCTTGGGAAAAACTGTTCTTCTTGTGACTCATCAAGTTGATTTCTTACCTGCTTTTGAATCTGTCCTG CTGATGTCTGATGGGGAAATTCTAGAAGCAGCCGCTTACGACCAACTGTTAGCACATAGCAAAGAATTTCAGGACCTTGTCAATGCACACAAAGAAACTGTTGGTACTGGAAGCCTTGCAGATTTATCTGCTGCCAAGAGTTTGAGAACATCTAGTAAAGAGATAAAGAAATCCTTTACTGAGAAACTGTCGGTAATTTCTGATGCTAATCAGATAATTAAGCAGGAGGAGCGAGAAGTTGGAGACTCAGGATTCAAGCCTTATATTCAGTATTTGAATCAGAACAAaggcttctttttcttctccttagATGTTCTCTTCCAATTAGCATTTGTGGCATGTGGAATAACTCAAAACTCTTGGATGGCTACGAACGTTGACAATCCCAACGTCAGCACCTCGCGCCTGATCATAGTTTACTTGTTGATTGGAGTTACTTCAACATTATTCCTGGCTTCAAGAGCTCTTTTAACAGCTTTTTTAGGTCTGCAATCTTCAAAATCATTGTTTTCTCAACTACTCATATCTCTTTTTCGCGCACCGATGTCCTTCTATGATTCCACACCTCTTGGAAGGATACTTAGTCGG GTCTCAATGGATCTTAGTATTGTGGATCTTGATGTCccgtttagtttaatattttctgTGGCTGCAACCTCCAATGCCTATGCCAGTCTTGGAGTTTTAGCCGTAATCACGTGGCAAGTTCTATTCATCTCCATACCTACAATCATTTTGGCAGTTTGCTTGCAG AGATACTATTTTGCTTCTGCTAAAGAACTCATGCGTCTTAACGGGACGACAAAGTCAATGGTAGCGAACCATTTGTCTGAATCCATAGCTGGAGCAATGATAATTCGAGCTtttgaagaggaagagagattctttaagaaaaatcttGAATTTGTTGATGGAAATGCTAGTCCTTTCTTTCACAATTTTTCAGCAAACGAGTGGCTGATACAACGGTTAGAAATGCTCAGTGCAGTAGTCCTAGCCTCGGCTGCATTTTGCATAGTATTGCTACCAACCGGAAGTTTCAGCCCTG GTTTCATTGGAATGGCACTCTCTTACGGCCTTTCTTTAAATATGTCCTTGGTCTTCTCCATTCAAAATCAATGTAATTTAGCCAATCACATCATTTCTGTAGAAAGATTAAACCAATACATGCATTTATCAAGTGAGGCTCCCAAAATCATCGAAGCTAACCGTCCTCCAAGCAATTGGCCCTCTATCGGCAAAGTGGAGATAATTGACTTGAAG ATTCGGTATAGACCCAATACGCCCCTTGTTCTTCATGGTATTAGTTGCACATTTGAAGGCGGACATAAGATTGGTATTGTTGGTCGGACTGGCAGTGGTAAATCTACCCTTTTAAGTGCCATATTCCGCTTGGTTGAGCCAGCAGGGGGAAAGATTATAGTTGACGGCATCGACATTTGTTCGATTGGACTTCATGACCTGCGTTCACGTTTTGGAATTATTCCTCAAGACCCAACCCTTTTTAAGGGGACTATTAGATACAATTTGGATCCCTTAGTTCAGCATAGTGACCATGAAATATGGGAG GTACTCGAAAAGTGTCAGCTAAGAGACGTTGTCGAAGAGCGGGAGGCAGGACTGGATTCCTTGG TTGTAGAAGATGGTTCAAACTGGAGCATGGGACAACGACAACTTTTCTGTTTAGGCCGTGCGCTTTTGAGGAGAAGTCGAATATTAGTGCTTGACGAAGCAACTGCATCAATTGACAATACGACTGATATGATTCTACAGAAAACTATTCGATCTGAATTTGCCGACTGTACTGTGATTACAGTTGCTCACAGAATACCAACTGTTATGGATTGCACAATGGTGCTTGCTATAAGTGATG GGAGAATAGCAGAATACGACAAACCAGCTACGTTGATCAAAAGAGAAGGCTCCCTATTTGGACAGTTAGTGAAAGAATACTGGTCTCACTCACAATCTGCACAATTGTTTTGA